Proteins encoded by one window of Ovis canadensis isolate MfBH-ARS-UI-01 breed Bighorn chromosome 14, ARS-UI_OviCan_v2, whole genome shotgun sequence:
- the LOC138419256 gene encoding cationic amino acid transporter 3-like isoform X2, translated as MSRILCQYVLQFGQKLVCRRPLEPIEESESPTAHLNILDLVVLGVGRSLGAGVYVLIGFIAKLIAGPSVVICFLVDSLSSVLFGLCYAELGARMPRFDSVYLHSYVILGQLCAFVIGWNLILSLFVGTACVAKAWSIAFDSLTGNHISQALEGTFSPYMPSALATFPDFVALGPLLLITGVLVLGVPVSAWIIKVFTSLNILIPIFMIISGFIKGDLHNWQLTEQDYKNTSGASDISRTGGLGPLGSGGFVPFGFEGILHGAAVFFRSYFGFDVIVTKGREARNPQRSVPLSMVISIFICFLAYSAVSAALTLMVPYYQLHHYNPLPQALFHVGWAPAGLLGAMFVLSRLICAMAGDGLLFRGLGWIHAGTHRPIMAILASGTLAAIIALPFELRDIVEFMLIGIMLAYTFVAFSVLVLRYQADQNFSTSKKTEEETEMGPVIEESASGSIPEAGMSNFLKSLWFPASTIPTQKSGQIVYGCVFLLVLLLSILSLILAQWPRRVFSGDPVLTTVAVLLLLLITGVSVIIWRQPQDPSPLYFKVPALPVLPLVSIFVNIYLMVQITSGAWVQFGIWNAIGFVIYFGYGIRHSLAGNDEPQPPASNSQT; from the exons ATGTCTAGGATTCTGTGTCAATATGTTCTCCAGTTTGGTCAGAAGCTGGTCTGCAGGCGGCCTCTGGAGCCCATAGAAGAATCTGAGAGTCCCACGGCTCATCTGAACATCCTAGATCTGGTTGTCTTGGGTGTGGGCAGAAGCCTGGGAGCCGGCGTGTACGTCTTGATTGGCTTCATTGCCAAGCTCATAGCTGGACCATCAGTTGTCATCTGCTTCTTGGTGGACTCCCTGTCTTCTGTGTTGTTCGGGCTCTGCTATGCTGAGCTGGGGGCCCGGATGCCACGCTTTGATTCTGTGTATCTCCATAGCTATGTCATCCTGGGACAACTGTGTGCCTTTGTCATTGGCTGGAACCTCATTTTGTCCTTATTTGTTG GCACTGCCTGTGTGGCCAAGGCCTGGAGCATCGCCTTCGACAGCCTCACTGGGAACCACATCTCTCAGGCGTTAGAAGGAACCTTCTCTCCGTATATGCCCTCTGCCCTCGCCACGTTCCCCGACTTTGTCGCGCTGGGCCCGCTGCTGCTGATTACTG GAGTACTGGTTCTTGGAGTTCCTGTGTCAGCCTGGATTATCAAAGTGTTCACAAGCTTGAATATTTTGATTCCAATCTTCATGATCATCTCTGGCTTCATTAAGGGAGACCTGCACAACTGGCAGCTCACGGAACAGGACTACAAAAACACATCTGGAGCCAGTGACATCTCTAGGACTGGAGG CTTGGGCCCTCTGGGTTCTGGAGGGTTTGTGCCTTTTGGCTTTGAAGGGATTCTCCACGGAGCGGCTGTATTTTTCAGATCATATTTTGGTTTTGATGTCATTGTCACTAAAG GGAGAGAAGCTCGAAATCCTCAGCGTTCCGTCCCCTTGAGCATGGTGATCTCCATCTTCATCTGCTTTTTGGCGTACTCAGCTGTCTCGGCAGCGCTCACCCTCATGGTGCCCTACTACCAGCTTCATCACTACAATCCTTTGCCACAGGCCCTTTTCCACGTCGGGTGGGCCCCTGCCGG CCTCCTTGGAGCCATGTTTGTCTTGTCTCGGTTGATCTGTGCAATGGCAGGTGACGGGCTCCTTTTCCGGGGACTTGGCTGGATCCATGCCGGAACCCACAGGCCGATCATGGCCATCCTGGCTTCTGGAACTCTTGCAG CAATCATCGCATTACCCTTCGAGCTCCGTGATATTGTGGAATTCATGTTAATTGGGATCATGCTTGCTTACACCTTTGTGGCTTTTTCTGTGCTTGTCCTCAG GTACCAGGCAGATCAGAATTTCAGCACAAGtaagaaaacagaggaagaaactgagatggGGCCTGTAATTGAAGAAAGTGCGTCAGGATCTATACCTGAAGCAGGAATGTCAAACTTTCTAAAGAGTCTGTGGTTCCCTGCCAGCACCATCCCCACCCAGAAATCTGGCCAGATTGTCTATGGATGTGTCTTCCTGCTTG TTCTCCTGCTGAGCATCCTGAGCCTGATCCTGGCCCAGTGGCCCAGACGTGTGTTCTCTGGAGACCCCGTGCTCACAACAgtggctgtgctgctgctgctgctcatcaCTGGGGTCAGTGTCATCATCTGGAGGCAGCCCCAGGACCCCTCTCCCCTTTATTTCAAG GTCCCTGCTCTGCCTGTCCTCCCACTGGTGAGCATCTTTGTGAACATTTACCTGATGGTGCAGATCACCTCTGGGGCCTGGGTCCAATTTGGCATCTGGAATGCAATTG GATTTGTCATATACTTTGGATATGGGATCCGACACAGCCTGGCGGGGAATGACGAGCCACAGCCACCAGCCTCCAATTCTCAGACTTGA
- the LOC138419256 gene encoding cationic amino acid transporter 3-like isoform X1, which translates to MSRILCQYVLQFGQKLVCRRPLEPIEESESPTAHLNILDLVVLGVGRSLGAGVYVLIGFIAKLIAGPSVVICFLVDSLSSVLFGLCYAELGARMPRFDSVYLHSYVILGQLCAFVIGWNLILSLFVGTACVAKAWSIAFDSLTGNHISQALEGTFSPYMPSALATFPDFVALGPLLLITGVLVLGVPVSAWIIKVFTSLNILIPIFMIISGFIKGDLHNWQLTEQDYKNTSGASDISRTGGLGPLGSGGFVPFGFEGILHGAAVFFRSYFGFDVIVTKGREARNPQRSVPLSMVISIFICFLAYSAVSAALTLMVPYYQLHHYNPLPQALFHVGWAPAGYVMAVVFLCTLLYSLLGAMFVLSRLICAMAGDGLLFRGLGWIHAGTHRPIMAILASGTLAAIIALPFELRDIVEFMLIGIMLAYTFVAFSVLVLRYQADQNFSTSKKTEEETEMGPVIEESASGSIPEAGMSNFLKSLWFPASTIPTQKSGQIVYGCVFLLVLLLSILSLILAQWPRRVFSGDPVLTTVAVLLLLLITGVSVIIWRQPQDPSPLYFKVPALPVLPLVSIFVNIYLMVQITSGAWVQFGIWNAIGFVIYFGYGIRHSLAGNDEPQPPASNSQT; encoded by the exons ATGTCTAGGATTCTGTGTCAATATGTTCTCCAGTTTGGTCAGAAGCTGGTCTGCAGGCGGCCTCTGGAGCCCATAGAAGAATCTGAGAGTCCCACGGCTCATCTGAACATCCTAGATCTGGTTGTCTTGGGTGTGGGCAGAAGCCTGGGAGCCGGCGTGTACGTCTTGATTGGCTTCATTGCCAAGCTCATAGCTGGACCATCAGTTGTCATCTGCTTCTTGGTGGACTCCCTGTCTTCTGTGTTGTTCGGGCTCTGCTATGCTGAGCTGGGGGCCCGGATGCCACGCTTTGATTCTGTGTATCTCCATAGCTATGTCATCCTGGGACAACTGTGTGCCTTTGTCATTGGCTGGAACCTCATTTTGTCCTTATTTGTTG GCACTGCCTGTGTGGCCAAGGCCTGGAGCATCGCCTTCGACAGCCTCACTGGGAACCACATCTCTCAGGCGTTAGAAGGAACCTTCTCTCCGTATATGCCCTCTGCCCTCGCCACGTTCCCCGACTTTGTCGCGCTGGGCCCGCTGCTGCTGATTACTG GAGTACTGGTTCTTGGAGTTCCTGTGTCAGCCTGGATTATCAAAGTGTTCACAAGCTTGAATATTTTGATTCCAATCTTCATGATCATCTCTGGCTTCATTAAGGGAGACCTGCACAACTGGCAGCTCACGGAACAGGACTACAAAAACACATCTGGAGCCAGTGACATCTCTAGGACTGGAGG CTTGGGCCCTCTGGGTTCTGGAGGGTTTGTGCCTTTTGGCTTTGAAGGGATTCTCCACGGAGCGGCTGTATTTTTCAGATCATATTTTGGTTTTGATGTCATTGTCACTAAAG GGAGAGAAGCTCGAAATCCTCAGCGTTCCGTCCCCTTGAGCATGGTGATCTCCATCTTCATCTGCTTTTTGGCGTACTCAGCTGTCTCGGCAGCGCTCACCCTCATGGTGCCCTACTACCAGCTTCATCACTACAATCCTTTGCCACAGGCCCTTTTCCACGTCGGGTGGGCCCCTGCCGGGTATGTCATGGCCGTCGTCTTCCTATGCACCCTTTTATACAG CCTCCTTGGAGCCATGTTTGTCTTGTCTCGGTTGATCTGTGCAATGGCAGGTGACGGGCTCCTTTTCCGGGGACTTGGCTGGATCCATGCCGGAACCCACAGGCCGATCATGGCCATCCTGGCTTCTGGAACTCTTGCAG CAATCATCGCATTACCCTTCGAGCTCCGTGATATTGTGGAATTCATGTTAATTGGGATCATGCTTGCTTACACCTTTGTGGCTTTTTCTGTGCTTGTCCTCAG GTACCAGGCAGATCAGAATTTCAGCACAAGtaagaaaacagaggaagaaactgagatggGGCCTGTAATTGAAGAAAGTGCGTCAGGATCTATACCTGAAGCAGGAATGTCAAACTTTCTAAAGAGTCTGTGGTTCCCTGCCAGCACCATCCCCACCCAGAAATCTGGCCAGATTGTCTATGGATGTGTCTTCCTGCTTG TTCTCCTGCTGAGCATCCTGAGCCTGATCCTGGCCCAGTGGCCCAGACGTGTGTTCTCTGGAGACCCCGTGCTCACAACAgtggctgtgctgctgctgctgctcatcaCTGGGGTCAGTGTCATCATCTGGAGGCAGCCCCAGGACCCCTCTCCCCTTTATTTCAAG GTCCCTGCTCTGCCTGTCCTCCCACTGGTGAGCATCTTTGTGAACATTTACCTGATGGTGCAGATCACCTCTGGGGCCTGGGTCCAATTTGGCATCTGGAATGCAATTG GATTTGTCATATACTTTGGATATGGGATCCGACACAGCCTGGCGGGGAATGACGAGCCACAGCCACCAGCCTCCAATTCTCAGACTTGA